The Streptomyces durmitorensis genome contains the following window.
ACTGGCCGAAGCGGCTGCCCGCGCGGAACTTCTCGACCAGGTGCGCGGGCGCCTTCTGCGGGGACCCGGCGTCGTAGGGCGGCTGGGGGTCGTACTCGGTCAGGAGCTGCACGGTCTGGGCCTGCTCCTCGCCCGCGATCCGGCCGATGAGGGCGAGCCCCATGTCGATCCCGGAGGAGACTCCGGCCGCCGTGACGTACTTGCCGTCGAACACCACCCGCTCCCCCGTCGACTCCACGCCGAACCGCCCCAGCTCCGCGAGCGCGAGCCAGTGCGAGGTGGCGCGGCGGCCCTTGAGCAGCCCCGCGGCGGCGAGAAGGAGGGAGCCGGTGCACACCGACGTCGTCCAGGTGCTGGTGGCGTCGGCGGAGCGCAGCCAGGCCAGGAGCGTCTCGTCCGTCATGTGGTCGCTCTGGCCAGGGCCGCCGGGGACGACCAGGACGTCGGGAGCGGGCACGTCGGCGAAGGCGCGGTCGGCCACCAGCGCGAGGGAGCCGTTGTCGTTGCGGACCGGCCCGGGGCGCTCGGCCACGAAGACCGTCT
Protein-coding sequences here:
- a CDS encoding DJ-1/PfpI family protein; this encodes MQIAIALFERFTSLDAVGPYETLSRLPGAETVFVAERPGPVRNDNGSLALVADRAFADVPAPDVLVVPGGPGQSDHMTDETLLAWLRSADATSTWTTSVCTGSLLLAAAGLLKGRRATSHWLALAELGRFGVESTGERVVFDGKYVTAAGVSSGIDMGLALIGRIAGEEQAQTVQLLTEYDPQPPYDAGSPQKAPAHLVEKFRAGSRFGQ